From Butyricimonas paravirosa, one genomic window encodes:
- a CDS encoding nucleotidyl transferase AbiEii/AbiGii toxin family protein → MLYTETVTRSTLELLKKLEAERMMVGFNLAGGTSLSLYLGHRLSLDLDLFTPESFDAVQLEQFLKEEYGFRTDFMEKNTLKGTIDGVKIDCITHSYDYLENPYIESGIRLYSMEDVIAMKLSAIADNGSRLKDFIDIAFLSTRFPFSSMLKMYERKFPNSNVIRPFKAITYFDDIDFEEDIIMVNGEYDWRSIEKRLIEMTKIQDKTFEAFPFPKKNIKNR, encoded by the coding sequence ATGTTATACACGGAAACTGTTACGAGATCGACTCTTGAACTCCTGAAAAAATTGGAAGCAGAAAGAATGATGGTCGGTTTTAACTTGGCAGGAGGCACCTCTTTATCTCTATATTTAGGACATAGACTGAGTTTGGATTTAGATCTTTTCACTCCGGAATCTTTTGATGCAGTTCAATTGGAACAATTTTTGAAAGAGGAATATGGATTTCGTACAGATTTTATGGAAAAAAATACTCTGAAAGGTACGATAGATGGTGTAAAAATAGATTGTATTACCCATTCTTATGACTATCTTGAGAATCCATACATTGAATCCGGTATAAGGTTGTATAGTATGGAAGACGTTATTGCCATGAAGCTTTCTGCTATTGCTGACAATGGATCACGATTAAAGGATTTTATTGATATCGCTTTCCTCTCTACTCGTTTCCCTTTCAGTTCAATGTTGAAAATGTATGAACGTAAATTTCCAAACTCAAATGTCATAAGACCTTTTAAGGCTATTACCTATTTTGATGATATTGATTTTGAGGAGGATATTATCATGGTGAATGGAGAATATGATTGGAGGTCGATCGAAAAGAGATTGATTGAGATGACCAAAATTCAAGATAAAACTTTCGAAGCGTTTCCATTTCCTAAAAAGAATATAAAAAATAGGTGA
- a CDS encoding twin-arginine translocase TatA/TatE family subunit, producing the protein MMNSLFIGSVGMPEVLLIVLVVLLLFGGKKIPELMRGIGKGIHSFKEGMNGVEKEITSEEKKE; encoded by the coding sequence ATGATGAATTCATTATTTATTGGCAGTGTCGGTATGCCGGAAGTGCTGCTTATCGTGTTAGTCGTGTTGCTGTTATTCGGTGGCAAGAAGATTCCTGAATTGATGAGAGGAATTGGCAAGGGCATACATTCTTTCAAAGAAGGAATGAACGGGGTGGAGAAAGAAATTACTTCAGAAGAGAAAAAAGAGTAG
- a CDS encoding RNA polymerase sigma factor, giving the protein MAFVEQDKERTFTMVFDKNYEALCLYAVKFTEDFLEAEDIVQEAFVRFWEMYRDRLTTENARPLLYRMTRNMCVDRVREKPKSVVGVEVMTDQLIYYFQPESEDDSKIDLLMKAVKNLPVKCQQVLVAICFNEKKYKDVAEEMQVSVNTVKTQLARALKLLRENLNREDFELFLTFFVFSY; this is encoded by the coding sequence ATGGCTTTTGTTGAACAGGATAAAGAAAGGACTTTCACGATGGTTTTCGATAAGAATTACGAGGCCCTGTGTTTGTACGCCGTAAAGTTTACCGAGGATTTTTTGGAGGCGGAGGATATCGTGCAGGAGGCGTTTGTACGTTTTTGGGAAATGTATCGAGATCGTTTGACCACGGAAAATGCCCGGCCTTTATTGTATCGGATGACACGAAATATGTGTGTGGATCGTGTCCGGGAGAAACCCAAAAGCGTTGTGGGTGTGGAAGTCATGACAGATCAACTAATCTATTATTTTCAGCCGGAATCTGAAGATGATTCCAAGATTGATTTGTTGATGAAAGCCGTTAAAAATTTGCCTGTTAAATGTCAGCAAGTGCTTGTTGCGATCTGTTTCAATGAAAAAAAATACAAGGACGTGGCAGAGGAAATGCAAGTCTCTGTTAATACCGTTAAGACCCAACTAGCGAGGGCTTTGAAGTTGTTAAGGGAAAATTTGAACAGAGAGGATTTCGAGTTATTTCTTACTTTTTTTGTATTTTCTTACTAA
- a CDS encoding DUF6922 domain-containing protein: MTIFDEYKTYTGEVSISPSLLWEYDLSCFDWWKSRKIVVQRVIERGWLKDFYAAFKLYGGIEGFREIIKEVPSLSPRDMNFVCVVFNLKKEELKCYTRKLLRDRLLNS, translated from the coding sequence ATGACTATATTTGATGAATATAAGACATATACGGGTGAAGTCTCAATTTCTCCATCTTTACTTTGGGAATATGATTTGTCTTGTTTTGACTGGTGGAAATCAAGAAAGATTGTGGTTCAACGTGTCATTGAAAGAGGATGGCTGAAGGATTTCTATGCGGCATTCAAATTATACGGGGGAATAGAAGGATTCAGGGAAATCATAAAGGAGGTTCCGAGCTTGTCTCCACGAGATATGAATTTCGTTTGTGTTGTCTTTAATTTGAAAAAAGAAGAATTGAAATGTTATACACGGAAACTGTTACGAGATCGACTCTTGAACTCCTGA
- a CDS encoding DUF362 domain-containing protein, producing the protein MNCANAQEQKSDGNTNVPKVYMFKEISPENLVKIYEALGREATGKVAVKLSTGEPGGHNFLQPALIKDLVQKVKGTIVECNTAYGGGRADTENHLKAAKDHGFTAIAPVDIMDAEGEVALPVKGGKHLKEDFVGSHYLNYDFTIVLSHFKGHAMGGFGGAIKNISIGIASSAGKAWIHSAGKTKGNPWGNLPPQDDFLESMAEAAKAIIDHCGDKILYISVANNLSVDCDCDSSPEDPKMGDIGILASLDPVALDKACTDLVRVSEDHGKIHLIERIDSRNGMHTLEYGEKIGLGSQKYELVKLD; encoded by the coding sequence ATGAATTGCGCTAATGCGCAAGAACAGAAATCCGATGGAAATACTAATGTACCGAAAGTGTATATGTTCAAGGAGATTTCCCCGGAGAATTTGGTGAAGATTTACGAGGCTTTAGGCCGGGAGGCAACAGGAAAAGTTGCCGTGAAATTATCCACGGGAGAACCGGGTGGACATAATTTCCTGCAACCGGCTTTGATCAAGGATTTGGTGCAGAAAGTGAAGGGAACTATCGTGGAATGTAACACGGCTTACGGGGGCGGACGTGCCGATACCGAAAATCATTTGAAAGCGGCTAAAGATCACGGGTTCACTGCCATTGCTCCGGTAGACATCATGGATGCGGAGGGAGAAGTGGCACTTCCCGTGAAGGGTGGTAAGCATTTGAAAGAGGATTTTGTCGGTTCGCATTACTTGAACTATGATTTCACGATTGTTCTTTCACATTTTAAAGGCCACGCGATGGGTGGTTTCGGGGGAGCTATCAAGAACATATCCATTGGTATTGCATCCTCTGCCGGAAAAGCTTGGATTCATTCAGCCGGGAAAACGAAAGGCAACCCGTGGGGTAATTTGCCCCCGCAGGATGATTTTCTGGAATCTATGGCCGAGGCCGCGAAGGCAATCATAGACCATTGTGGGGACAAGATTTTGTATATCAGCGTGGCGAATAATCTTTCCGTGGATTGCGATTGTGATTCTTCCCCGGAAGATCCCAAGATGGGAGACATCGGTATTCTGGCCTCTCTTGATCCGGTTGCTTTGGACAAGGCCTGCACGGATTTGGTTCGGGTTTCCGAAGATCATGGAAAGATTCATCTGATTGAGCGTATTGATTCCCGTAATGGAATGCACACGTTGGAATATGGTGAAAAGATCGGTTTGGGAAGTCAGAAGTATGAATTGGTGAAATTGGATTAA
- a CDS encoding ECF transporter S component, whose translation MRTTTVKLYALEYNQLRTYLAVTLFVAGNIILPQLCHLVPQGGIRWLPIYFFTLVGAYKYGWKVGLLTALVSPLVNSALFGMPAVAVLPAVLLKSVLLAVAAGYAATRFRKASLVLLVGVVLFYQIVGTLGEWMLEGSFYVALQDFRIGLPGMLMQVLGGWLFINHIIRK comes from the coding sequence ATGAGAACGACGACAGTAAAACTTTATGCTTTGGAATATAATCAGTTGAGGACCTATCTGGCCGTGACTTTATTCGTGGCGGGTAATATTATCCTGCCGCAGTTGTGTCATCTGGTTCCGCAGGGCGGTATTCGCTGGTTACCGATTTATTTCTTTACCCTCGTGGGGGCTTATAAATACGGTTGGAAGGTGGGTTTATTGACGGCACTCGTTTCTCCGTTGGTAAATTCGGCTCTTTTCGGGATGCCCGCGGTGGCCGTGTTACCTGCCGTGTTGCTGAAATCGGTATTGTTGGCCGTGGCTGCCGGGTATGCGGCAACCCGTTTTCGGAAGGCCTCTTTGGTATTACTCGTGGGAGTGGTACTTTTTTACCAGATCGTGGGAACGTTAGGCGAGTGGATGCTGGAAGGTAGTTTTTATGTTGCCTTACAGGATTTTCGTATCGGGTTACCCGGAATGTTGATGCAGGTTTTGGGTGGTTGGCTATTTATTAACCATATAATTCGTAAATAG
- the tatC gene encoding twin-arginine translocase subunit TatC has protein sequence MEQVGKSENQSFWEHLDVLRASLVKIAIVTVAFGVVAFFFKDELFAVILAPKEADFITYRLLFSLSGWMTGAESPDFFVKLINTGLAEQFLIHMKVAMCMGILCASPYILYQLFRFVSPALYSNERKYVVRVVGSGYVMFMLGVLLSYFLIFPLTFRFLGTYQVSSDVENMIALQSYISTLILMSLAMGIVFEIPILSWLFAKLGFISADFMKRYRRHAVVIILIVAAVITPTSDIFTLSLVALPMWLLYEVSIWIVKRTVR, from the coding sequence ATGGAACAAGTCGGTAAGTCTGAGAATCAGAGTTTTTGGGAACACCTGGACGTGCTGCGGGCCTCGTTGGTGAAGATTGCCATCGTGACCGTGGCTTTTGGTGTTGTTGCGTTCTTTTTCAAAGATGAGTTGTTTGCTGTTATATTAGCGCCCAAGGAGGCAGATTTTATTACTTACCGGCTTTTATTTTCGCTTAGTGGATGGATGACGGGTGCCGAATCCCCGGACTTTTTCGTGAAATTGATCAATACCGGGTTGGCGGAACAGTTTTTGATCCACATGAAAGTGGCGATGTGTATGGGGATTTTATGTGCCTCTCCTTATATTTTGTATCAATTATTCCGTTTCGTGTCCCCGGCTCTCTACTCTAACGAGCGCAAGTATGTCGTGAGAGTGGTGGGGAGTGGGTATGTCATGTTTATGCTGGGTGTCCTGCTTAGCTATTTTCTAATCTTTCCGTTAACTTTTCGTTTCTTGGGAACTTATCAGGTGAGTAGTGACGTGGAGAATATGATTGCGTTGCAATCGTATATTAGTACCTTGATTTTGATGAGTCTTGCCATGGGAATCGTCTTCGAGATACCTATACTTTCGTGGTTATTTGCCAAGCTGGGATTTATCTCTGCCGATTTTATGAAACGTTATCGACGTCATGCCGTGGTAATTATTCTTATCGTGGCTGCTGTTATAACCCCGACATCAGATATATTCACGTTGTCATTGGTGGCATTGCCGATGTGGTTATTGTACGAGGTGAGTATTTGGATTGTGAAACGTACTGTTCGGTAA
- a CDS encoding FecR family protein: protein MNQNWEEIVWRALRNECSSEELMKLQEWRNETPENEQMYEDIKGIAGMGNFLKGIDSLHKENALENILKRTRQRSLGYSRLLKYVAVFLLPLLLGGTLFYFLKFKQQAGEKLPVSVAKQILPGGPKAILYLSDGQVIDLNRTIDSVIVDKHSGQEITLSKDINALNYSGVTGNTAQPKELAYNRIEVPRGGEYMLVLSDGTKVWLNSETRLEYPLAFGEYSRDVRLSGEAYFEVTKDEARHFNVIMEGATIEVTGTSFNASCYPGEGQCRAVLESGKINLRTEHGVAAVDVGECASYDIVSGKVTVEAVDLKYFTSWRYGTFYFYNTPLSEIVQKLGRWYDVNFKFADESLRDVCFSGAALRSKSIDFMLELLASTQSLKFDIQSDGTILIYKK, encoded by the coding sequence ATGAACCAAAATTGGGAAGAAATTGTATGGAGGGCCTTGCGGAACGAGTGTTCATCGGAAGAGCTGATGAAGTTACAGGAGTGGCGTAATGAGACTCCCGAAAATGAACAGATGTACGAGGATATAAAGGGAATTGCAGGGATGGGAAACTTTTTGAAGGGGATTGATTCCTTGCACAAAGAAAATGCTTTAGAGAATATTCTGAAAAGAACAAGGCAGAGATCATTGGGGTATTCTCGACTTCTGAAATATGTGGCAGTATTTCTTTTACCCTTATTGTTAGGTGGTACGTTATTTTATTTTCTCAAGTTTAAACAACAAGCTGGTGAAAAACTTCCTGTATCTGTGGCTAAACAGATCCTACCGGGAGGACCTAAGGCGATTCTTTACCTTTCAGATGGGCAAGTGATTGATTTGAACCGGACTATTGATTCGGTTATCGTGGATAAACATTCAGGACAGGAAATTACGTTATCAAAGGATATAAACGCCTTGAATTATAGTGGTGTGACAGGGAATACAGCTCAACCCAAAGAATTAGCATACAATCGAATTGAGGTGCCGAGGGGAGGCGAGTATATGTTGGTGTTATCTGACGGAACAAAAGTGTGGCTAAATTCAGAAACCCGCTTAGAGTACCCGCTTGCATTTGGCGAGTATAGCCGGGATGTACGTTTAAGCGGGGAGGCTTATTTCGAGGTGACAAAAGATGAGGCAAGGCATTTTAATGTCATCATGGAGGGGGCGACAATCGAGGTCACGGGAACCTCTTTTAACGCATCTTGTTACCCGGGAGAAGGACAATGCAGGGCCGTGTTGGAAAGTGGTAAGATCAATTTAAGAACAGAGCATGGGGTGGCAGCCGTTGACGTGGGCGAGTGTGCCTCTTATGATATTGTTTCGGGTAAAGTGACCGTGGAGGCCGTTGACTTGAAATACTTCACCTCGTGGCGATACGGTACATTTTATTTTTACAACACGCCCTTATCCGAGATCGTTCAGAAGTTGGGACGCTGGTATGATGTGAATTTTAAATTTGCTGATGAATCCTTGCGAGACGTGTGTTTTTCCGGGGCTGCACTACGAAGTAAATCAATTGATTTTATGTTAGAATTGTTGGCGAGTACACAATCATTAAAATTTGATATACAGAGTGATGGAACAATCTTGATATATAAAAAATAA